The Endozoicomonas sp. 4G DNA segment TTGCGAGAGACAGTCAGAATCAGCAGGCTGGCTTCTCCGGCAGCTATCATGACGACACCCTGGGCAACAATCCTGCCCTTGTGCTCGGCCACCGTGCAGAGATAGCCTGAGTCGATACTGTCCATGTAGTGCTTTTGTTGCCATGGATGAGGCCCGGCCTCCTGCTCAATAGCAGCCAGTTCTGGAAGATCCTGATGAGTCATTGCTCTAAACGACAGCATATTAGTATTCTTTTCTGTGATAACTGAGAGGTTGTCAGCTGTCTGAGGTCAGCTCTTTAATGATCGGATAAATATCTCGCCAGGCTTCTGACTTGAGTGTTGGAAGTTTCATCAACTCATTAAGGCCATGGGTGACGATAAAGTGTTGGTCTGAGTGGAGTCCTTTCTGCAAACCTCTCAGATCGCTAAAGGTTCGGTTTGGATCAATCACAAAGCGGGCTGCTGCCTGACCTAGCAGCAGGACTACTTTTCGCCTGGCTAATCCAAACTGGTTGCTAAGGTAGGCGCATACCGCGTCGGCAGCAGCAGAATCATCCTGGCTCAGGTGCTCCATCAGGCCAATATTGCCCAGTGGCCAGACAAACTCACTGAAAGGCATGGCTTCCGACTCAGGCGGTAATTGAATGGCACGCAGGATATCGCTGAGTAACCGTTGGTGAAATCGAGAAAATTGATTCAGCCCGGAGTGAGGCATTTCTGCAACTACCAGACAGTGTTCGTTAGCTGACAGGGTTATCAGCCTGAACTTGCTGACAGCTACTGGCGGAGCTTCAGTTATAACGGGTTGTGTTACTGGCGGCACTGGCTTCGAGTCTTGTTTTGTTTCGACTCTACCGGAGATGCCCAGTAAATCTTTTGCCGTTGCAGCGCCCATCGTACTAGCAGAAGAAACTTGGGCCGACGCTTGTTGAGAAGATAGGCCGGAGGCCTCAGGTTTAAAGCTTTCCTCTGGCTCCTCTTCTAAACAGTCAAAAGGCCGGGGCGGCAGTGCATTAGGCAGGATCTGCCTTGGGAACCAGGTCTGGATTCCCATGGCATCGAGGTAGTGTTGTCGAGTTCGCTCGTTGATCCTGCCTTGCATGGCTGTTACAGGTTTCCTGTCTGTGGGTTGGTTTTTGGATGATCAGCGTTCAGCAGGTTCAGGGCATTGATGTAGGCTTTCGCAGAAGCCACCACGATATCCGTGTCCGCTCCGGAGCCATTGACAATGCGACCCTGCTTTTCCAGACGCACGCTGACCTCGCCCTGAGAATCGGTACCGCTGGTAATCGCCTTGACATTATACAATGCCAGATGGGCACCGGAATCAGCAATACTTTCTATGGCTTTAAAGACCGCATCAACAGGGCCAGCACCGGCACTGCGTATCTCTACTTCCTCAGAGTCCACCGCAATGACCAGATGAGCTTCAGGGGGTTTGCCTGTGCTGGAGCCGGCTTCCAGCTTAATCAGACGGTATTTCTCTTCTTCATTGCCTGAACGAACGTCACTGACCAGAGCCTGCAGGTCGTCATCGAAAATCTCAGACTTTTTGTCTGCCAGAATCTTGAAGCGGTTAAAGGCTTCGGTCAATTCGTCACGATCAGCAAAAGTAATGCCCAGCTCTTCCATACGGGACTGGAAGGCGCTGCGGCCGGATAATTTACCCAGGGTCAGGCGGTTGGTGTTCCAGCCAACGTCTTCAGCCTTCATAATTTCGTAGGTTTCACGGTTTTTCAGAATACCATCCTGGTGAATACCGGATTCGTGAGCAAAAGCATTAGCACCGACAATGGCCTTGTTAGGCTGAACCGGGAAGCCGGTGATACTTGAGACCAGACGGGAGGTAGGAACGATATGCCGGGTATTGATCCCCGTTTCGACGTTGAGTTCATCCTGACGGGTGCGGATTGCCATAACGATTTCTTCAAGAGAGGCGTTGCCCGCTCTTTCGCCAAGACCGTTAATGGTGCATTCAATCTGACGGGCGCCATTAACGACAGCGGACAGGGAGTTGGCCACGGCAAGCCCAAGGTCATTGTGACAGTGAACCGAGAAGATGGCTTTGTCTGAGTTGGGAATACGCTCAATCAGCTGGGCAATCGTGTTGCCGAACTGGTGCGGCAGCGCATAACCAACGGTGTCAGGGATGTTAATGGTGCGAGCGCCGGCATCAATCACCGCTTCAATGACACGGCACATAAAGTCGATGTCAGATCGTCCGGCGTCTTCCAGGGAAAACTCAACATCGTCAATCAGATTGCGAGCCAGTTTGACAGAAGCTATTGCCTGTTCCAGTACCTGCTCGGGCGTCATACAAAGTTTGTGTTTCATGTGCAGGGGGGAGGTGGCAATGAAGGTATGAATACGACCACGGGCAGCTGGCTGAATCGCTTGACCTGCGGCTTCAATATCCTTTGGCAGTGCCCGGGAAAGACTGCAGACAGTACTCTCTTTAATGGTTTCGGCGATGCTCTTGACGGCCTCAAAATCGCCCGGGCTGGCGATGGCAAATCCCGCCTCAATCACGTCAACCTTGAGTATTTCCAGCGATTTGGCAATCCGGAGCTTCTCGTCGCCAGTCATGGCTGCGCCGGGACTCTGTTCACCGTCTCTCAAGGTGGTATCGAAAATAATAACCTGATCGTTGCTCATGGTTGCTGCTCCGCTGTTCTTTTATCAGCTCAATGTTTTTTTGCTGTACTTTTTACTTACTGCTCAAGGCTTTCTACTGCTCAAGGCTTTCTACTGCTCAAGGCTTTCTACTGCTCAAGGCTGTGCTGTATGACAATGCCGGTTTTGGTGGTGCTTGCAACAGGCGGCATTTTCTGCACTTGGCAGTCGGAATTTATTCAAATATAACTACTTTTCTGACTCTGGAGTCAGAGGGCCAGTTGGCCGGGGTCGAAGGTGAAGTTAAATAATCTGCTCAAGGCAGTAGGAGTAGTAGGCGGGAAGAACAAAATATGGATTCAGGCGGCAACACCACGGCTGCACCGATGGCGCTACCGTGAGCGATCTGGAATGTTTTTGGCTGGTGCTTATCGTTCGCTACAGGCATTGTAATCACGCTCAGCGTTTTGAAATCAGCGTTAAGTTGTTTTGTGGATCGAATGAGGTCGAACTATATCCTCTATAAACCGTTTTGCCAAGCGGGTTGATCCGGTTTTCGAGACTGGATAGGATTTGTGCGACCCTACTTTCTTTTCGCCAAGGGCGTTCTGCCCATCAAAGGATAGCCGGACATGAAAAAAGCGTCACTTATTTTGCTGGGAGCCCTTGCCCTGGGCGGATGTGCCCTGAGCCCTCAGGAAGTGGATGTCACTCCCAAAATTGCTGTGGAAAAGCCCGTTGAACCATTACAGGGAACCGTCAGTGTGACCGTTTACGATGAACGATTGTCCCGTTCTCTGGGTCATCGGGGAGGGGTCTATTCAGATACCAATGACATCACGACCAATGACCGTCTGACTCTGGCTATTCGCTCGGCGGTTGAGATGAGTTTGAGGGAAATGGGCTTGACCGTAACTGAGTCTGAAGATGTGCCTCAGTTCCAGGTTTATCTTGATGATTTGGAATACAAAGTGCCTGAAGGCAGTTATATCACCCAGGTTGACCTGAAGGCAAAAGTGCGGGTCAGGATTATCAAAGATGGTCAGCGTTTCGAAGGCGTCTACGCCACCGAAATCACCGAACGTGTACCCAAAGCACCGTCTGATGAAAAGAACGAAGAGTTGATCAATCAGGTGCTCAGTGATGTGC contains these protein-coding regions:
- a CDS encoding 2-isopropylmalate synthase, which gives rise to MSNDQVIIFDTTLRDGEQSPGAAMTGDEKLRIAKSLEILKVDVIEAGFAIASPGDFEAVKSIAETIKESTVCSLSRALPKDIEAAGQAIQPAARGRIHTFIATSPLHMKHKLCMTPEQVLEQAIASVKLARNLIDDVEFSLEDAGRSDIDFMCRVIEAVIDAGARTINIPDTVGYALPHQFGNTIAQLIERIPNSDKAIFSVHCHNDLGLAVANSLSAVVNGARQIECTINGLGERAGNASLEEIVMAIRTRQDELNVETGINTRHIVPTSRLVSSITGFPVQPNKAIVGANAFAHESGIHQDGILKNRETYEIMKAEDVGWNTNRLTLGKLSGRSAFQSRMEELGITFADRDELTEAFNRFKILADKKSEIFDDDLQALVSDVRSGNEEEKYRLIKLEAGSSTGKPPEAHLVIAVDSEEVEIRSAGAGPVDAVFKAIESIADSGAHLALYNVKAITSGTDSQGEVSVRLEKQGRIVNGSGADTDIVVASAKAYINALNLLNADHPKTNPQTGNL
- a CDS encoding YajG family lipoprotein, encoding MKKASLILLGALALGGCALSPQEVDVTPKIAVEKPVEPLQGTVSVTVYDERLSRSLGHRGGVYSDTNDITTNDRLTLAIRSAVEMSLREMGLTVTESEDVPQFQVYLDDLEYKVPEGSYITQVDLKAKVRVRIIKDGQRFEGVYATEITERVPKAPSDEKNEELINQVLSDVLSRALADPKLTGFLKQA